Proteins co-encoded in one Chloroflexota bacterium genomic window:
- a CDS encoding DUF72 domain-containing protein has protein sequence MIRIGTAGWSYSSGPGRWVGIFYPAHGKVDHLRFYARYFNTVEVNSTFYGPPEAPTTRTWTTKTPDDFRFSIKLYHKFTHPQLFASSTGRDPKLTPADFAEFRAGIDPLAEAGKLGPLIAQFPASFKRTDESLGRLDELLVGFAPFPVVVELRHRSWTASDEVATLMRAHGASWAHIDEPRFRTSIRDIPDVGPYPYFRFHGRNFTTWWKGDRDARYDYLYSLEEQAELAQRITSVARTAQDTHVTYNNHYGAKAAANGIQMRLMLGQTIDAPIPPTLLETFPDLAKLVQEEAAERSNPERTA, from the coding sequence GTGATTCGCATCGGGACAGCCGGCTGGTCATACTCATCCGGGCCAGGTCGCTGGGTTGGGATCTTCTATCCGGCCCACGGGAAGGTCGACCATCTGCGGTTCTACGCGCGGTACTTCAACACCGTCGAGGTCAACAGCACCTTCTACGGGCCCCCTGAGGCGCCGACGACGCGGACGTGGACGACGAAGACCCCCGACGACTTCCGTTTTTCGATCAAGCTGTACCACAAGTTCACGCACCCTCAGCTGTTCGCGTCGTCGACCGGCCGCGACCCGAAGCTGACTCCGGCCGACTTTGCGGAGTTCCGCGCGGGGATCGATCCCCTTGCCGAGGCTGGAAAGCTGGGCCCGCTGATCGCCCAGTTTCCCGCCAGCTTCAAGCGCACGGACGAATCGCTGGGTCGGCTCGACGAGCTGTTGGTCGGCTTCGCGCCCTTCCCGGTCGTCGTGGAGCTGAGGCACCGAAGCTGGACGGCGAGCGACGAGGTGGCAACGCTGATGCGCGCCCACGGCGCCTCGTGGGCCCACATCGACGAGCCGCGATTCCGCACGTCCATCCGCGACATTCCCGACGTGGGGCCGTATCCATACTTTCGCTTCCACGGCCGAAACTTCACGACGTGGTGGAAGGGCGATCGGGACGCCCGATACGACTACCTGTACTCTTTGGAGGAGCAGGCGGAGCTGGCGCAGCGGATCACGTCCGTGGCGCGTACCGCTCAGGATACGCACGTGACCTACAACAACCACTACGGCGCGAAGGCCGCCGCCAACGGAATCCAAATGCGCCTCATGCTCGGCCAGACCATCGACGCGCCGATCCCGCCGACGCTCCTCGAGACATTTCCCGACCTCGCGAAGCTGGTACAAGAAGAGGCTGCGGAGCGAAGCAATCCGGAGCGGACAGCCTAG
- a CDS encoding MBL fold metallo-hydrolase yields the protein MPVQIAAGVYQLGAVGCQVFALVDDGVTLVDAGGPGSGRFVLRQLRAIGVFPDDVRRIVLTHYHIDHRGAAAELRRATGARVLIHATEAPYLRRQIPYPNPVQTPLLRSLFAPLHVLTHGRPVPVDVLQDDDTIDILGGVRVLHAPGHTRGSVVLSVPQEGLLLAGDTMGFRARRLEAPEPRVSEDTVQARASLERLAGLDIETIAFSHFEALRSGARRALEALVASWSVEVPDSPAGRAAAWREQ from the coding sequence ATGCCCGTTCAGATCGCGGCCGGGGTGTATCAGCTTGGAGCCGTAGGGTGTCAAGTGTTCGCGCTCGTGGACGACGGCGTGACGCTGGTCGACGCTGGTGGCCCGGGGAGCGGGCGGTTCGTGCTTCGGCAGCTCCGAGCCATCGGCGTATTTCCGGACGATGTCCGACGCATCGTGCTCACGCACTACCACATCGACCATCGGGGCGCGGCGGCCGAGCTTCGCCGGGCCACTGGTGCCCGGGTGTTGATCCACGCGACCGAGGCGCCCTACCTTCGGCGGCAGATCCCGTACCCGAACCCGGTTCAGACGCCGCTGCTGCGGTCGCTGTTCGCCCCGCTCCACGTCCTCACGCACGGGCGCCCGGTTCCGGTCGATGTGTTGCAGGACGACGACACGATTGACATTCTCGGCGGCGTGCGGGTGCTGCACGCCCCTGGCCACACGCGAGGAAGCGTGGTGCTCTCGGTTCCGCAGGAGGGTCTGCTCCTCGCGGGGGACACGATGGGATTTCGCGCGCGCCGACTCGAGGCGCCCGAGCCGCGCGTCAGCGAGGACACGGTTCAGGCCCGCGCGTCTCTCGAGCGGCTGGCGGGCCTGGACATTGAAACCATCGCATTCAGTCACTTCGAGGCGCTTCGCAGCGGGGCGCGCCGGGCGCTGGAGGCCCT